One window of Natrinema sp. SYSU A 869 genomic DNA carries:
- a CDS encoding TrkH family potassium uptake protein: MNVRVNWRVSCSLVGTVLKWLSAPLLLPLVIAVYYRENPLPFVITILATVVLGVLLERLTEDRDLGTREAFLMVSLTWFAVAVIGAIPFLVAGEGALAHPINALFESTSGITTTGATAMVDFSVHTQSILMWRQLIQWLGGLGILVLATAILSHLGIAGAQLMETETQTRNVTKLTPRIAETARLLWTLYIGLTVSQMVIMYLLHLVGLAPNMTLYDAIAHPLTTISTSGFSPRPASIAAFSPAVQWVVIAFMAIGATNFILIYLALQGQHKRLYESEEFRFYVGILLFFSIGIGAILSHDTIYPESIEATVRHAVFQVVSITTTTGYASTDFNIWSASTKNLLFICMFIGGMAGSTTCSIKALRWLIVLKSFRRDLFIAGHPQAVRPVRLSGGVVDEETIRDVYAYTLVSIIFFITATVFIVFDTSRVGLQIGEFEAMSAAAATFFNIGPGFGIVGPFETYEVFPMSTKAVMIFLMWIGRIEIIPVLVLLTPSYWRQ, encoded by the coding sequence ATGAACGTACGAGTAAACTGGCGAGTGAGCTGTAGTCTGGTTGGAACAGTCTTAAAATGGCTCTCAGCGCCGCTGTTACTTCCGCTTGTGATCGCGGTTTACTATAGAGAGAATCCTTTGCCATTCGTGATCACAATTCTTGCTACAGTAGTCCTGGGAGTCCTGTTAGAACGTCTTACAGAGGACCGTGATCTCGGTACCAGAGAAGCGTTCCTAATGGTTTCACTTACTTGGTTTGCTGTCGCCGTGATCGGAGCAATCCCGTTTCTGGTTGCTGGCGAGGGAGCTCTTGCACACCCAATCAACGCATTGTTTGAGAGTACGAGCGGGATCACAACGACAGGAGCAACGGCTATGGTTGACTTCTCTGTTCACACCCAGTCAATCCTCATGTGGCGGCAGCTCATCCAATGGCTTGGGGGGTTAGGGATTCTCGTTCTTGCGACAGCAATCCTCTCACATTTGGGGATTGCAGGTGCTCAGTTGATGGAAACAGAAACTCAAACGAGAAACGTTACGAAGCTAACACCCCGGATCGCTGAAACCGCTCGTCTTCTATGGACTCTATACATCGGTCTCACTGTCTCACAGATGGTGATCATGTATCTCCTTCATCTCGTCGGACTCGCACCAAATATGACGCTATACGATGCGATTGCTCACCCTCTCACGACGATTTCAACGAGTGGCTTTTCGCCACGACCTGCGAGCATAGCAGCGTTCTCACCTGCGGTCCAATGGGTCGTCATCGCGTTCATGGCTATCGGCGCAACGAATTTCATTCTGATTTATCTCGCCCTTCAAGGACAACACAAACGACTCTACGAGAGTGAAGAATTCCGATTCTATGTCGGGATTTTGCTCTTTTTCAGCATTGGAATTGGTGCGATTCTTAGTCACGATACAATATACCCCGAAAGCATAGAGGCGACGGTTCGCCACGCGGTATTCCAGGTTGTCTCGATAACCACAACAACCGGATATGCGAGTACGGATTTCAACATATGGTCCGCCTCTACGAAGAATCTACTATTTATTTGCATGTTTATTGGCGGAATGGCGGGTAGTACGACGTGTTCGATTAAAGCGCTTCGCTGGCTCATCGTTTTGAAGTCATTTAGACGAGATCTCTTTATTGCAGGCCATCCACAGGCAGTTCGTCCGGTTCGATTATCCGGTGGCGTTGTCGATGAAGAGACGATCAGAGACGTTTACGCATACACACTCGTGAGCATTATTTTCTTCATTACAGCAACAGTGTTTATCGTGTTCGATACCTCACGAGTCGGACTTCAGATTGGAGAGTTTGAGGCAATGAGCGCTGCTGCAGCCACATTCTTCAATATCGGACCAGGATTCGGAATTGTTGGACCCTTCGAAACCTACGAGGTATTTCCGATGAGTACGAAAGCAGTAATGATCTTTCTGATGTGGATTGGGCGTATTGAGATTATCCCTGTTTTAGTTCTTCTCACACCATCATATTGGAGACAGTGA